The following nucleotide sequence is from Cercospora beticola chromosome 2, complete sequence.
ACTGTCGAGGAGCTGTAGACTGCAGTGTGGACAAGCGCATGAAACAGGTGCGATCGGCAGGAACGTGGGAATACTGAACTTTCGGTAGCGTGGCGTGAAACCGCACATACAGTTCGGTTGCTGGTAATGACTACACGCGAATTAATGCTATTGCTTCAAGCGCTGAGCTTGCAGATCCTCTTGGGCATCCTtcagcaagaagctgcagtCTATGTTAGCAAGCGCACTGTTGAGTGTATTGTGAGAGCACTTACTTATACCACCAGATCGTTGGACCCACTGTCCCCAGATGCCACAACGCATGCGCATCTACCATACCCTTCCAAGGCGGGAAATCGAAGAGCTCCAAACTCATCGCAAAGATGATCCAGAACACGATCAATCCAGGCCAAGCAGCCCACAGCCTCCCGACTTTCCTGAACCTGGAGATCGAGAACCATGTCCACATGACATTCTGGATCAGTCCAACAACCACATTCGCCGCCATGTTGTAGGTGTAGTCGAATCGGATAAATGTGAGATATCCGATATGGCACAAGTACAACGTGACGCACAGCAATGTCCACATCCGCACGACTGTGCCCGTCTTGTTACCAAATATGTCCTTGCGGTCCAGTCGAAAGATCCTTATTGGTGTGTAGAACATCCCATACATGACACTCGCTCCTGCCGCAAAGTAGTCCAACTTCTCTGTGACG
It contains:
- a CDS encoding uncharacterized protein (antiSMASH:Cluster_14): MRQHISSRLWLPSVCIILLFSGIATASLGDRLPEFKQCVEDCIEANCGEDGPSISLLHRLLFWTCPSECDYACQHIVTDQRLSRDPPYLSPIVQFHGKWPFYRLFGMQEPASVLFSLLNFLAHQHGISKIREQIPARYALRKYYLGFGYFGLASWIFSMIFHTRDSNVTEKLDYFAAGASVMYGMFYTPIRIFRLDRKDIFGNKTGTVVRMWTLLCVTLYLCHIGYLTFIRFDYTYNMAANVVVGLIQNVMWTWFSISRFRKVGRLWAAWPGLIVFWIIFAMSLELFDFPPWKGMVDAHALWHLGTVGPTIWWYNFLLKDAQEDLQAQRLKQ